In a single window of the Arthrobacter sp. StoSoilA2 genome:
- a CDS encoding DUF6023 family protein encodes MGSKVAGSVVSRRLASAAVGLLLVLGSALTACEYTYDDGGRADSSPTDTTGSNVVLPPDPALEQTVTGEALKEWAKAALPESQGQSFYSSSGFLNSGESRTEQTVQLPGGTYAVTLACRGTRRVSFAVSVGETDLVDLTLGCANARVSVVQLEKDAILAITVGARSDANFAYRVSRL; translated from the coding sequence ATGGGCAGCAAGGTGGCTGGCTCGGTTGTGTCCAGACGGCTGGCAAGTGCCGCCGTCGGGCTCTTGCTCGTGCTGGGTAGCGCGCTGACGGCGTGCGAGTACACCTATGACGACGGCGGGCGTGCGGATTCCAGCCCCACAGACACTACCGGCAGCAATGTCGTGCTTCCTCCCGACCCAGCCCTGGAGCAAACCGTTACAGGTGAGGCCCTGAAAGAGTGGGCCAAAGCGGCCTTGCCGGAATCGCAGGGGCAGTCGTTCTATTCGAGCAGCGGCTTCCTGAATTCCGGTGAGTCCAGAACTGAGCAGACCGTACAGTTGCCCGGCGGAACGTACGCGGTGACGCTGGCGTGCCGCGGCACCCGCCGCGTTTCATTCGCAGTCAGCGTAGGCGAGACGGACTTGGTTGACCTGACCTTGGGATGCGCCAATGCCCGGGTGAGCGTGGTGCAGTTGGAAAAGGACGCCATCCTGGCCATCACTGTGGGTGCCCGATCCGACGCGAACTTTGCGTATCGGGTCAGCAGGCTCTGA
- a CDS encoding rhodanese-related sulfurtransferase yields the protein MALNRIVLFYGFTPIADPDAVRLWQRALCEKLGLTGRILISKDGINATVGGELNNMKQYVKTTREYKGFHDIDFKWSEGGAADFPRLSVKVRDEIVSFGAPGELKVDEKGVVGGGKHLQPEELHSLVDAKKADGEEVVFFDGRNAFEAEIGKFKDAIVPDVATTHDFIKELESGKYDALKDKPVVTYCTGGIRCEVLSSLMVNRGFKEVYQLDGGIVRYGETFKDKGLWEGSLYVFDKRMHLEFSDEAKTIGECVRCASPTNKFENCSNLSCRTLTLYCAECASSPETLRCPGGCEAA from the coding sequence GTGGCTTTGAACCGAATTGTGCTTTTCTATGGCTTTACCCCGATCGCCGACCCCGACGCCGTGCGTCTGTGGCAGCGTGCCCTCTGCGAGAAACTGGGGCTCACCGGCCGGATCCTGATCTCCAAGGACGGTATTAACGCCACGGTTGGCGGCGAGCTCAACAACATGAAGCAATACGTGAAAACCACGCGCGAATACAAGGGCTTCCATGACATCGACTTCAAGTGGTCCGAGGGCGGGGCTGCCGATTTCCCACGCCTCAGCGTTAAGGTCCGCGACGAAATAGTTTCCTTCGGGGCTCCCGGTGAGCTGAAGGTCGACGAAAAGGGCGTGGTGGGCGGAGGCAAGCATCTCCAGCCTGAAGAACTTCACTCCCTGGTGGACGCAAAGAAAGCGGACGGGGAAGAGGTGGTGTTCTTCGACGGTCGCAACGCCTTCGAGGCGGAGATCGGCAAATTCAAGGACGCCATCGTTCCGGACGTCGCCACTACGCACGACTTCATCAAGGAACTCGAATCCGGCAAGTATGACGCCCTCAAGGACAAGCCCGTTGTCACTTACTGCACGGGCGGCATCCGCTGCGAGGTGCTCTCAAGCTTGATGGTCAACCGCGGTTTCAAAGAGGTGTACCAGCTCGATGGCGGCATTGTCCGCTATGGCGAAACCTTCAAGGACAAGGGCCTCTGGGAGGGGTCGCTCTACGTATTCGACAAACGCATGCATCTGGAGTTCAGCGACGAAGCCAAGACCATCGGCGAGTGCGTTCGCTGCGCCTCGCCCACCAACAAGTTCGAGAACTGCTCCAACCTGAGCTGCCGGACGCTGACTCTCTACTGTGCAGAATGTGCCTCAAGTCCTGAAACCCTTCGCTGCCCCGGAGGCTGCGAAGCCGCCTGA
- a CDS encoding GNAT family N-acetyltransferase encodes MSPDALVEDIAHLLEVWVAGWSGCRGYESRQEGRFPAALRADKTGDWEYFAHDPSDEEFAALAAKTAEAETRILTVLTNDVQRYKYLAEQHGLNVNSASQTMMIVDMETQDAEDPWLPDDDLELATSESNGVHHAVVHSGEQVAASGRVFVVNGTAVFDKIVTEPAFQRRGLGSFIMKALAAQAFEHDVQNGLLLASLDGQKLYSHLGWDVVCHVLMMSVSTGEGSDLSVA; translated from the coding sequence ATGAGTCCAGACGCCTTGGTTGAAGACATCGCGCACCTCTTGGAAGTCTGGGTGGCCGGCTGGTCCGGCTGCCGGGGCTATGAGTCACGTCAAGAGGGACGCTTTCCTGCCGCGCTGCGCGCCGATAAAACCGGTGACTGGGAGTACTTCGCCCATGATCCGTCCGACGAAGAGTTTGCCGCCCTCGCAGCGAAGACCGCGGAAGCCGAGACACGGATTCTGACGGTACTCACCAATGACGTCCAGCGTTATAAGTACTTGGCCGAACAGCATGGGTTGAACGTCAACTCGGCCTCCCAGACCATGATGATCGTGGACATGGAAACCCAGGACGCCGAGGATCCCTGGCTGCCGGATGACGACCTGGAACTTGCCACTTCAGAATCCAACGGAGTCCACCACGCGGTGGTCCACTCGGGAGAGCAAGTTGCTGCCAGCGGCCGGGTGTTCGTGGTGAACGGCACTGCAGTCTTCGACAAGATCGTTACTGAGCCTGCCTTTCAGCGGCGTGGCCTGGGTAGCTTCATCATGAAGGCCCTTGCCGCCCAGGCCTTCGAGCACGACGTCCAAAACGGCCTCCTCCTCGCCTCCTTGGACGGCCAGAAGCTCTACTCCCACCTGGGGTGGGACGTTGTGTGCCACGTTCTGATGATGTCAGTGAGCACCGGTGAAGGTTCGGACCTTTCCGTAGCGTGA
- a CDS encoding DEAD/DEAH box helicase, whose protein sequence is MAAPNSLISLLGRTPDPEQLRHVHTIPARKAVNEPWPEWVHPDIVQAYGSLGIHEPYRHQVQAANLAQAGQHVVIATGTASGKSLAYQLPALDAIHRSELRVLSEPGKIHDDGAVTLYLSPTKALAADQLAAIRALKLPTVRAETYDGDTDVASRRWIRDHANFILANPDMLHFGILPNHAWWARFFRRLRYVIVDEAHSYRGVFGSHVANLMRRLRRICAYYGAGSSFPEPVFIAASATASEPAVSFGRLIGAPVREVSEDCSPHGSTTVAFWEPALTDVKGENGAKQRRTAVAETADILANLVSSRVRTIAFIKSRRGAESISSITKRLLDEVDPSLPSRVAAYRSGYLPEERRALEKALRSGQLLGVSSTSALELGIDISGLDAVLVAGWPGTRASLFQQIGRAGRAGQDAIAAFVASDDPLDTYLVNHPEAIFDVSVEATVFDPGNPYVLGPHLCAAAAELPVGPSELELFGPTAESLLDRLVVQGYLRKRPAGWFWTHPESAAGMVNLRADGGGPVSIVDAGTGSLLGTMDSPQTHYQAHTGAIYVHQGDSYLVEELNEADHCVIVRRVNPDFYTTARDVTQIEVLETLRSVQWGDITAHFGDVKVTTQVVSFQRKALISNEILGEEPLDLGARDLFTKAVWFVVDNRSLHSAGLVEAQFPGALHAAEHAAIGLLPLVASSDRWDIGGVSTALHADTGVPTIFVYDGHPGGAGFAERGFEKAKVWLTATREAIKACECEAGCPSCVQSPKCGNKNNPLDKAAAITLLDVLLKDAV, encoded by the coding sequence GTGGCTGCACCAAATTCGCTGATCTCCCTGCTGGGCCGGACCCCGGACCCGGAGCAGCTGCGCCATGTCCACACCATCCCTGCCCGCAAGGCCGTCAACGAACCGTGGCCCGAATGGGTGCACCCGGACATCGTCCAGGCCTACGGCTCCCTGGGCATCCACGAGCCGTACCGACACCAGGTCCAGGCCGCTAACCTCGCCCAGGCGGGCCAGCACGTGGTGATCGCAACGGGGACCGCCTCAGGGAAATCGCTCGCCTACCAACTACCCGCACTGGACGCGATCCACCGCTCGGAGCTGCGCGTATTGTCCGAGCCCGGAAAGATCCACGACGACGGTGCCGTGACACTCTATTTGTCCCCCACGAAGGCACTGGCGGCGGACCAATTGGCGGCCATCCGTGCGCTGAAGCTCCCTACGGTTCGAGCAGAAACATACGACGGCGACACCGATGTCGCGTCGCGCCGTTGGATCCGCGACCATGCCAATTTCATCCTGGCAAACCCGGACATGCTGCACTTTGGCATTCTGCCCAACCACGCGTGGTGGGCGCGGTTCTTCCGCAGGCTGCGCTATGTGATCGTGGATGAGGCACACAGTTACCGGGGTGTTTTCGGCTCGCACGTAGCCAACCTTATGAGGCGCCTTCGCCGGATCTGCGCCTACTACGGCGCCGGGAGCTCCTTCCCTGAGCCCGTATTCATCGCCGCCTCTGCCACTGCTTCCGAGCCCGCTGTCTCCTTCGGGCGGCTCATCGGTGCTCCAGTGAGGGAAGTTTCCGAAGACTGTTCTCCACATGGCTCTACAACCGTCGCGTTCTGGGAGCCAGCCTTGACAGACGTCAAGGGCGAAAACGGAGCGAAGCAACGGCGGACTGCCGTGGCCGAAACAGCCGATATCCTGGCAAACCTTGTTTCCTCGCGGGTACGGACCATTGCCTTTATCAAGTCCCGGCGCGGTGCTGAATCGATATCGTCCATCACCAAGCGGCTCCTGGACGAGGTGGATCCCAGCTTGCCCAGCCGCGTGGCGGCCTACCGTTCCGGGTACCTGCCTGAAGAACGGCGTGCCTTGGAAAAGGCGTTGCGGTCCGGACAGCTGCTGGGGGTTTCCAGTACCTCTGCCTTGGAACTCGGCATCGATATCTCCGGGCTTGACGCGGTTTTGGTCGCCGGCTGGCCCGGGACCAGGGCCTCGCTCTTCCAACAGATTGGACGCGCAGGAAGGGCTGGCCAGGATGCCATAGCGGCGTTCGTGGCAAGCGACGACCCCTTGGATACATACCTTGTGAACCATCCGGAAGCCATCTTCGATGTGTCGGTCGAGGCCACAGTCTTTGATCCGGGAAACCCGTACGTCCTGGGACCTCACCTGTGCGCGGCAGCAGCGGAGTTGCCCGTAGGTCCGTCTGAGCTCGAACTCTTCGGGCCCACAGCGGAAAGCCTCCTTGACCGGCTGGTCGTGCAGGGGTATCTCCGCAAACGCCCGGCCGGATGGTTCTGGACCCATCCGGAGAGTGCAGCCGGGATGGTAAATCTGCGGGCCGACGGTGGCGGACCCGTGAGCATCGTCGACGCCGGGACAGGTTCCCTTTTGGGCACGATGGACTCGCCGCAAACGCACTATCAGGCCCACACCGGAGCGATCTATGTCCATCAGGGGGACAGTTACCTGGTGGAGGAACTCAACGAGGCCGACCACTGCGTCATAGTGAGGCGCGTGAACCCCGATTTCTACACCACAGCCCGGGATGTAACGCAGATCGAAGTCCTGGAAACCTTGCGATCGGTTCAGTGGGGCGACATCACGGCGCACTTTGGGGACGTCAAGGTCACAACCCAAGTGGTTTCCTTCCAGCGCAAGGCATTGATATCGAACGAGATCCTGGGCGAGGAGCCGCTGGATCTCGGGGCAAGGGACCTGTTTACCAAGGCGGTTTGGTTCGTTGTGGACAACAGGTCACTGCATAGTGCCGGTCTGGTGGAAGCGCAGTTCCCCGGCGCTCTGCATGCGGCGGAACACGCGGCGATCGGCCTCCTTCCGCTGGTGGCGTCCAGTGACCGTTGGGACATTGGCGGTGTCTCCACCGCCCTGCATGCTGACACTGGGGTGCCAACGATCTTCGTCTACGACGGGCACCCCGGTGGCGCCGGTTTTGCCGAGCGAGGCTTTGAGAAGGCCAAGGTCTGGCTTACAGCCACCCGGGAGGCCATCAAGGCGTGCGAATGCGAAGCCGGCTGCCCGTCCTGTGTGCAGTCGCCAAAATGCGGCAACAAGAACAACCCACTGGACAAGGCAGCCGCCATCACACTTCTGGATGTCCTCTTGAAAGATGCGGTCTAG
- a CDS encoding IS481 family transposase — MSHPNALLTPRGRLQLAQCVVDQCWSLRRAAERFQVSVPTAARWARRYREHGPAGMEDRSSRPHSSPRRTATRIERRIIALRVNRRWGPARIGYLLGIHPSTVHRVLSRYRLAKLAWLDRGTGRVIRRYEHDRPGDLVHVDIKKLGRIPDGGGHRVLSRAAGRRNKAGTPSNRRPGYHYLHNAVDDHSRLAYTEILADETKETAAAFWQRANIWFQAQGITIQRVLTDNGNCYRSKAFAQALGPDIKHKRTRPYRPQTNGKVERFNRTMLEEWAYIRPYRSEAERVAAFPEWLHAYNHHRAHTALKGQTPASRVTNLPGQYI, encoded by the coding sequence ATGTCCCACCCTAACGCTCTTCTGACGCCTCGTGGCAGGCTGCAGCTCGCGCAATGTGTCGTTGATCAGTGCTGGAGTCTGCGCCGGGCCGCGGAACGGTTCCAGGTCTCGGTTCCGACCGCCGCGCGGTGGGCGCGGCGCTACCGCGAGCACGGCCCGGCTGGGATGGAGGACCGCTCCAGCCGCCCGCATTCTTCTCCACGGCGGACGGCAACGCGTATCGAGCGGCGGATCATCGCCCTGCGCGTCAACCGCCGGTGGGGGCCTGCCAGGATCGGTTATCTGCTGGGCATCCACCCGTCCACTGTGCACCGCGTGCTGTCCCGTTACCGGCTGGCGAAACTGGCCTGGCTCGACCGCGGCACCGGAAGGGTGATCCGCCGCTACGAACACGACAGGCCCGGGGACCTGGTCCATGTCGACATCAAGAAACTCGGCCGGATCCCGGACGGCGGTGGACACCGGGTTCTGAGTAGGGCCGCCGGACGCCGAAACAAAGCCGGGACGCCGTCCAACCGCCGGCCCGGCTACCACTACCTCCACAACGCAGTCGATGACCACTCCCGCCTGGCCTACACCGAAATCCTCGCGGACGAGACAAAGGAAACAGCAGCAGCCTTTTGGCAGCGGGCCAATATCTGGTTCCAAGCCCAAGGGATCACTATCCAGCGGGTCCTGACGGACAACGGGAACTGCTACCGGTCCAAGGCCTTCGCTCAGGCCCTGGGCCCGGACATCAAGCACAAACGCACCCGCCCCTATCGCCCGCAGACCAACGGCAAGGTCGAACGGTTCAACCGCACGATGCTGGAGGAATGGGCCTACATCCGGCCCTACCGCTCCGAGGCCGAGCGTGTCGCAGCTTTCCCCGAGTGGCTCCATGCCTACAATCACCACCGAGCCCACACTGCCCTCAAGGGTCAGACACCGGCCAGCCGCGTCACCAACCTCCCAGGTCAATACATCTAG
- a CDS encoding Rv3654c family TadE-like protein, with amino-acid sequence MALLAGLLLLAQAGVMASRAASAADLAALAAADAARGIASGDPCAVAAGVAGQQGATVTACDVVRGEVVEVATELEQPFLLGRATGRARAGPPP; translated from the coding sequence TTGGCGTTGCTTGCCGGGCTGCTGCTTCTTGCCCAAGCGGGGGTCATGGCGTCGCGGGCTGCGTCGGCAGCAGACCTGGCAGCTCTCGCTGCGGCCGATGCTGCGCGTGGAATAGCCTCGGGTGATCCCTGTGCCGTGGCGGCCGGCGTGGCAGGCCAGCAGGGTGCCACAGTGACAGCCTGCGACGTCGTCCGGGGCGAAGTGGTGGAGGTCGCCACCGAACTGGAACAACCGTTCCTCCTCGGCAGGGCTACAGGCAGGGCGCGGGCTGGCCCCCCTCCATAG
- a CDS encoding TadE family type IV pilus minor pilin: MTAEFAVALPAVILLFAFLLAAGAAGITQLRLEEAARAGARSLARGESSGEVQGIVRRLAGEGAAVGVASDGDWVTVTASAAAGGSLGSLIPWTLTASASARGEAAGASVRSDASDLPVASVVGAPQLALPELSSPELGSPPLASPRNMPPGDAASRVAANPWIPL, from the coding sequence GTGACAGCTGAGTTCGCAGTCGCTCTGCCAGCGGTGATTTTGCTGTTCGCCTTCTTGTTGGCTGCCGGTGCAGCAGGAATAACGCAGCTGCGGTTGGAGGAGGCGGCCAGGGCCGGTGCTCGAAGCCTTGCGCGGGGTGAGAGTTCCGGCGAAGTGCAGGGCATCGTCAGGCGCTTGGCGGGCGAGGGAGCCGCTGTGGGGGTGGCAAGCGACGGCGATTGGGTGACTGTGACAGCCTCCGCAGCGGCAGGAGGTTCGCTGGGCTCACTGATCCCCTGGACGTTGACGGCTTCGGCGTCTGCCCGCGGTGAAGCAGCTGGGGCATCTGTTCGGAGCGACGCGAGCGACCTGCCGGTGGCCTCGGTGGTCGGTGCACCGCAACTGGCATTACCCGAACTGTCGTCGCCCGAACTGGGATCACCGCCACTGGCATCACCGCGGAACATGCCACCGGGGGATGCTGCCTCACGGGTTGCGGCGAACCCTTGGATTCCGTTGTGA
- a CDS encoding DUF4244 domain-containing protein — translation MRWRTPSGIRRQASSKPNSPKQTTSSQTKQNTLSQTIPMQTTLSQTTLRRTPLMGSEGGMATAEYAIATLAAVGLAGLLVVILRSEEVRGFLLNLVRTALSLP, via the coding sequence CTGCGCTGGCGTACACCCAGCGGAATCCGCCGACAGGCCAGCTCGAAGCCGAACAGCCCCAAGCAGACCACTTCCAGCCAGACAAAGCAGAACACTCTCAGCCAAACCATCCCCATGCAGACGACCCTCAGCCAAACCACCCTCAGGCGAACCCCGCTCATGGGGTCCGAAGGCGGAATGGCGACGGCGGAATACGCCATAGCAACGCTAGCGGCCGTGGGGCTCGCTGGTTTGCTGGTGGTTATCCTTCGGAGCGAGGAAGTGCGGGGCTTCCTGCTCAACCTGGTTCGCACCGCGCTGTCCTTGCCATGA
- a CDS encoding type II secretion system F family protein → MMLSALVAVLALAAFVGFARPAGLRNRMYASLAEDPNSKDDPSLQPEAATAGDGLRDTAMMLELVASMLDAGAGIGRALELISLCAAPKISQDLRPVVAALAIGADWEAAWRNPTRRQPEVARLKDALSFAALTGAPSASILYAQAARERREQFRAAEKRAAALGVKLVVPLGLCSLPAFICLGIVPVLIAMLPAG, encoded by the coding sequence ATGATGCTGTCTGCGCTCGTGGCTGTACTGGCTCTGGCAGCGTTTGTGGGATTCGCCAGGCCGGCAGGTCTTCGAAACCGGATGTACGCAAGTTTGGCCGAGGACCCCAACTCCAAGGACGACCCCAGCCTTCAACCGGAGGCCGCCACTGCCGGGGACGGGCTTCGCGACACGGCGATGATGCTGGAACTCGTAGCTTCCATGCTGGATGCAGGTGCCGGAATCGGGCGGGCACTGGAACTGATTTCCCTTTGTGCCGCACCGAAAATCAGCCAGGATCTCCGTCCCGTCGTCGCTGCGCTGGCCATTGGGGCCGACTGGGAGGCTGCCTGGCGAAACCCTACGCGGCGTCAGCCCGAGGTAGCGCGCTTGAAGGATGCTCTGTCTTTCGCCGCATTGACCGGTGCGCCCTCGGCTTCCATTCTTTACGCCCAAGCAGCTAGGGAACGCCGCGAGCAATTCCGGGCCGCTGAGAAGCGAGCTGCCGCCCTGGGAGTGAAGCTTGTGGTTCCCCTGGGCCTTTGTTCCTTGCCGGCCTTCATTTGCCTGGGAATCGTGCCCGTCCTCATTGCCATGCTCCCGGCTGGATAA